A window from bacterium encodes these proteins:
- the efp gene encoding elongation factor P — MASTADLRNGIIIEFKNDLYQVVEFQHVKPGKGGAFVRTKLKNILTGRVIDQTYRSGESIDIIRLESRKMQFLYKEDDLYIFMDQETYEQIHLEEKQIGDDRLLLKEGEIVDLLFRGDTPLSMTLPYFIVYTIVQTEPGVRGDTAQGGATKPAKIETGAVVQVPLFVEQGEKIRVDTRTRGYMERVKE, encoded by the coding sequence ATGGCGTCGACAGCCGATTTGCGTAATGGCATCATTATTGAATTCAAGAATGATTTATATCAAGTCGTTGAATTTCAGCACGTTAAACCCGGAAAGGGTGGCGCGTTCGTCCGAACAAAGTTAAAGAACATTCTCACCGGTCGAGTTATTGATCAAACGTACCGAAGTGGAGAATCAATCGATATCATTCGGTTAGAATCGCGGAAAATGCAGTTCCTGTATAAAGAAGACGATTTATATATCTTTATGGATCAGGAAACCTACGAACAGATTCACCTCGAAGAAAAACAGATTGGCGACGACCGTCTCCTCCTCAAAGAGGGTGAAATCGTTGATTTACTTTTCCGTGGGGATACTCCCCTTAGTATGACGTTACCATATTTTATTGTTTATACAATCGTACAAACGGAACCAGGTGTACGTGGTGATACCGCACAAGGTGGCGCAACCAAGCCGGCAAAAATCGAAACCGGCGCTGTCGTACAAGTTCCCCTCTTTGTCGAACAGGGCGAAAAAATACGGGTCGACACCCGCACACGTGGCTACATGGAACGTGTTAAGGAGTAA